A single genomic interval of Arachis duranensis cultivar V14167 chromosome 7, aradu.V14167.gnm2.J7QH, whole genome shotgun sequence harbors:
- the LOC107458838 gene encoding homeobox-leucine zipper protein HOX11-like produces MELGLSLGDSSRPFVGFMEKPRSEPSSNQLGLGFTTTTLSIGPIITTKRQRDQQEQQLQQQEHEDKEEAKPKDDNPHLHQLDFLPQLSLPWHPSENGRVSKGLDVNVLPLTTVAATAAAGADDEVEEGEALSSSPNSAASSFQTDLCIFGGGGSYSGGSGGNYYNYGGKRDHSDGEGYDHQRDCSRASDEDENCGRGGGTRKKLRLSKEQSAYLEESFKEHNTLNPKQKLALAKQLNLRPRQVEVWFQNRRARTKLKQTEVDCEYLKRCCETLTEENRKLHKELQELRALKTSNPFYMQLPATTLTMCPSCERVATNPSSNNSPSPTPPSNNNSNNNNIINSNNDSNSKVIGFPLGKHTFHPFAHTTQPQQHHPHQSTES; encoded by the exons ATGGAGCTTGGATTAAGCTTAGGAGACTCTTCAAGGCCTTTCGTTGGGTTCATGGAAAAGCCTCGTAGTGAACCTTCTTCCAACCAACTTGGATTAGgcttcaccaccaccaccttgtCCATTGGACCAATCATCACTACTAAAAGACAAAGGGatcaacaagaacaacaactacAACAACAGGAACATGAAGATAAAGAAGAAGCAAAACCAAAGGACGACAACCCTCATCTTCATCAGCTTGATTTCCTTCCTCAGCTCTCTCTCCCATGGCACCCTTCTGAAAACG GTAGAGTGTCAAAAGGTTTGGACGTAAACGTGCTGCCGCTGACAACCGTGGCGGCGACGGCGGCGGCGGGGGCAGATGATGAGGTTGAGGAAGGGGAGGCGCTGTCATCGTCCCCGAATAGCGCAGCGTCTTCCTTTCAGACGGATCTATGCATATTTGGTGGCGGTGGTAGTTACAGCGGTGGTTCGGGAGGAAACTATTACAACTACGGTGGGAAAAGAGATCACTCTGATGGCGAGGGTTATGATCACCAAAGGGATTGTTCAAGAGCAAGCGACGAAGATGAAAACTGCGGCCGTGGCGGCGGCACAAGGAAGAAACTCAGGCTCTCCAAGGAACAATCCGCTTACCTTGAGGAGAGCTTCAAAGAGCACAACACTCTTAACCCT AAACAAAAGCTTGCTCTTGCTAAACAACTCAATCTTCGGCCTCGCCAAGTTGAAGTCTGGTTTCAAAACAGAAGAGCAAG GACAAAGCTGAAGCAAACTGAGGTGGATTGTGAGTATTTGAAGAGGTGCTGTGAGACACTAACAGAAGAGAACAGAAAGCTTCACAAGGAGCTTCAAGAATTGAGGGCTCTAAAGACTTCAAACCCATTCTACATGCAGTTACCGGCAACAACGTTGACCATGTGCCCTTCTTGTGAGCGTGTTGCTACAAATCCTTCTTCGAATAATTCTCCCTCACCAACTCCTCCTTCTAATAATaattctaacaataataatattattaatagtaaTAATGACTCAAATTCAAAGGTCATTGGATTCCCTCTTGGGAAACACACGTTTCATCCTTTTGCTCACACCACACAACCGCAACAACATCATCCACATCAGTCCACAGAATCGTGA